The window AACCAGGCAGGCTAAACAGCGGTGGCTTTTTCGAAAACGCTACTTGTAAGGTTTCATCGGCGCCGGTAGCCGGCGGCCCGTCAAAATAAATACTTTCATAAACCAGCTGTGTGCCCTGCTGCCTGAGCGGGCTGGTAACGCCTATCCTGAACTTACGGGCCTCGGTCGTTGTAACCGGGAAAATCCTTACACTCACAGTATTGCCTTCCTGCCAATGAATTACCGATGGATCGTGCCGCTCAACGCCAACCACTGTTTTATAAGCCGAATCGGCTTTAGCCTTGGTAGTTAACCGCGACTTTGCTTCCCTGCCATCTATCCATAATGATAACGAACTCACAACCGAGCCCTCGGGCAGGTGAAAAGTATAAATGGCCTCTTCGCCGGGCCACCAGGTGCGGGTTTCGCTGCTTTTTATAAACAAGTTTTTTTCGGTGTAAGCCAGCCGGTATTCGGGGAATATTTTAACGTTGGTTACTACCGATGCGGTTTTCAGTTTATCGCCGCTCCATAACCTGTCCTGCGCCTTGTGCCGCGCATCGTACATGGCCTCCAGTATTTTGATGCGTTCGTGCTCCTCTAAATTGGTTTGGCCGCAAAACAGGCTGGCCAACACCACAAGCGGATCGTGCTTTAAAGGTTCGTCGAAAGATGCTTTATGAAAATCGGTATTCCATAGCCAGTTTTCCTGCAGGTTTACGGTTTTGTAAACCAGGTTGGCTTTAATAATACGCTCGGCTATACTGTTTTTAGGAATATTTTGACTGATAACCACCCACGACGGCAATTTACCTTCGGCCAAAGTATTGTGGTTAACGGCCAGGTTAACCTGTTTGTTGATGCTGTGCCATTGCCCGATAAACAAGGCGCACACTAAAACCGGAACAAACACACCCGCCGCAAGCGCCATTTTTAACGACCGGCTGCCTGCCACATTCCTTTTAATTACTATAAAAGTGACGATAGCCAATGCTACCGGCGCAAAAACATGTAGCGAGATACCGATGGCTATGGCGGCTATGAGGCCAATAATATACATAGAGGTAAGGTAAAGGCTGTAATAAACAAACAGCAAAAAGGCTGCCCCCAGCAAAAACACTACAACGTGTTTACCCGCGGCAGTCAGCTGCTCCATAAACAAGGCCATTATTAACGCTACACACGATAGGCAAATAACCACACAAAGCCAGGGTACCGAAATATCAAACACATTCATGCTGCGGTTTAAAGCAAACGCGCTGATAAACCAAAGCATAAAAAGCATTACCCAGTAGGCCAGCCGCTTTGGCCGTTTAAACACTACAACAAAAAAATAGGTTACAGAAAATAAATAGTTGATAAAAAACACGCCAAAAGCGCCTCCATCATTCAGTTCAAACAAGCTGGTTTCGGTAATACCAAACAAGGCAGCCGAGGCCAGTATCAGCACCAGCCCGATTTTAATCACCCTATCTTCGGATAAAATTGCTTTAAGAATTTTCATTTTTTGTTTATTTAAAAGAACTTTGAAATACAAAGTATATGAGTAAAAAAATTACAGCTTTTGCTGTTTTATTAAATTTTCGAGGGCAAGCAGGTGCAGCCTGAATGCCGCCCGGCCTTTCTCGGATGCAAGGTATTTGGTATTGGGCTTGCGGCCAATAAAACTCTTTTGCACCTGAATGTATTCTTCCTTTTCCAGCGCTTTCAGGTGCGATGCCAGGTTGCCGTCGGTAAGGTTAAGCAACTCCTTAAGTGCATTAAAATCATAACTTTCATTGGCAACCAGTACGCTCATAATTTGCAGGCGTATCCGGTTTTCAAAAGCTTTATCAAATTGTTCTAACGAGATCTTCACTTATCGTATTTAAAATGCATTACCGTGCCGTAAATAATGTGGAGCAAGCCAAAACCTATCGCCCAGCATCGTAAGCCATAGCCAGGCATTAATGCACACAGCAAACCTAATAAAATCTCGATTATCCCCAAGCTTTTTACGCCAGAATACGTGTAATGACTACCCGCAACCAGTGCCATACCATAAAAAATGAGTGTAGCAGGCGCAACAACGCCGTAATAACCGCGATATATTAAAATAAAAGTAAATAAGCCCCCGCTCACCAAAGGGATGGCCATATTGATAAGTAAGCGCTGGCTGCCGGTATTCCAAAATGGCTGCCCAAGTTTTTTTGCCTTACGGATAGAAAGCCAAACGCCTGTGCCAATAGAGAGGACAAGAACGCCAAACGCCACTATACATAACTGAATAATTACTGCAAAATCGTTACGCAAAAGCCCGACACTTTCATGTGTTAATATTTCCCAGCCTAAAAATGCACCTATAAGGGCATATATCCCAGCCATTACGCCCGACAGGCCGCTCAGCGAAATAAATTTGGCCGACCGCTCCATCAGGTCCCGGATAGAGCTTAATTCTGCATGAATGTCTTGATCTTTCATTAAAAGCACTTTGTTTTTCAAAGCTACATATTAAAATCAAAAATGCAAGAGGCGGGGAGATATTTTTTTCAGAGGCTATTAAGAAAAACCATTATTGAGCGCTAAAGTCTGGCTAAACGTAGGGGTGTGGAATGTGGTATATCGCATGTCGGCGACGACTCACCCGGTCGGGGCTACGCCCGACCACCCTCTCTCCGGCTAAAGCCGCAAAGAGGGTTTCAGGAATTTAAATTTAATAAATTATTGACTATCAATATACTAAACCCTCTTTCCACCGCAGGTAAAGAGAGGGTGGCCCAGCGCAGCGTCGGCCGGGTGAGTCGTAGCCGGCGTTCAACCGAACGGTTATATATATTCAAACAGGTGATGGTGTGTATAAAGCCACAACATTTTTATCTTATGATTTTTTAGACAGCTTTTCAGAAATAAGAAGTTTTTTTGAAGACAGCCTATGCGGATGCTTTTTCTGAGCCAGTTATTAATAACAGCTCAAAAAAAATGGCTACATAAGTTTGGCTTCCAACACCATCTCAATATGCTCAATACCGTCTTCGTCATACACCTCGCCTTCCGAAACAAAGCCGAGCGATTGGTAAAATGCAAGTGCATAAGTTTGAGCACCAATGCGTATGGGCACCGGGCCAAACAGCTCATGGCAGCTTTGAATGGCAAGTTCCATAATCTTGCGCCCAAGGCCGGTACCACGGGAAGCAGGCGATGTAACTACCCGCCCTATCGAGACTTCGGGGTAGGATATGCCTGCCGGTACCAGGCGGCTATAAGCCGCCAGCTTGCCATCGGCGTACAATAAAAGATGATAGCATTGCTGGTCTTTATTATCCTGGTCTAAAAACACGCAGTTCTGTTCTACAACAAATACTTCGCTGCGCATGCGGAGCAAATCATATAGTTCATTAACGCTGAGCTGACCGAAAAGCTTTATTTGATGGGTTAAGTTCATGGGGATATGAGATAGCACAAAGTTAATTGTTTGGTCGACTTTGAGGCAGCGCTCAGGGCATTTTCCCGGGAAACTTTTAAACTTTTTCGGTTTCGGTCTCTATGTCATCATTGCATTAAACGATATCAGATTTGATTAAGCCGGTTATTTTTTTTCGTGCAAAAACGCCGGAACGCTAAATTACGGGTCACTCTTTATATCAATGCTTTAGTTCAGCTGCAGCTATTAATTTTCTATCACCGACTGTGTGTAGTCGATCCAGTCGGTTTCGCTAATGGACTCGTCGATAAAATAATCTGGCTGAATACCTACACCATCTATCATAAAGCCGGGAATCCGGAAACTTTTACTCATGCAATAACCCAACTGAAATTTTTTATCGGGGAAATCGATATAATTCATATTCGAAATATCCAGCTCACCAAATGTCGGGCGGCCAAATACTTTTACTTTGGCGCTTTGTTTTGCCGCCAGCAGGAATTGTTCGTCAGTGCTGCCGTTGTTCTGATTACAAATAACCGCCACTTTTTGAGGATATGGCAAAACTTCTTTCAGGGTGTCATTATCGGCTATACGATCAGACATGGTTATGAAAGCTCCCGGATGCTCGCGCATCTTTTTGGCAACGCGTAAACAGTAGTTCCTGTTGGCTGTATCATCGTACTGCTTTGCATATTTTTCGTGTGCTGCGGCGTTCAGTTCCGTTGCCAGCAATTGCACGCCAACCTCCCTTATTGGCGATGTATAAAGATATGGGATGATCTTTTCATAAGAAGCATCTGAGCCACCTGTACCATTCCTGATATCGATGATAAGATTAGGCACGGATTTGATCATGGCATCATATTTCAACAAAGAGCTATCGATGATCCGTTTTTGATCGGCCCGGAACGAGGGAATACGGATGTACACGGTTTTATCGCTCAGCTTTTCGATGAATGGTACCTGCGATCTTGAAAAGGATGTTACTATCGATTCCTTTTTTGTGGGCGAATTTTCAGGATGTAGCCTGGTCCAGTAGGTGTTATACAATATCAGTAAATTATTGGTTCCGGCTACAAGGTTGGCCTGGGTTGGCTGCGTTGAATGGTTTTGCATATAGTAGCTGGCAGTGAATCCTTTTTTATTGGCATTTAGTATCATGTCAACTTTTATTTGTTTGGGCATCCAGAAAATACTGTCGGCTTTAATGATAAAGCCTGTATATTTCATAGCGTCTTTGCTATCGCCAATTATACCTATCACGTACCGCCCGTCTGTCCAGATGCCTTCAATGGGGTTCTTATTTTTTTTCTTTGCTAAAACTGAAATAAACTGTGCTTCGGTGAGGTTTACAACTTTTGTATTCTTGTACAACTGCCTAACAGAATCGGCATTAAATTTTGTGTTGTTAGCCGATTGCGGCTGATTTGGAACCGAGATGCCGATATGCCCTGGCCTGAAATACCTGAGCCAGTTATACAGCGCGGCCTGGCAGTCAACTACTTTCGTAATGTTTTTTACTTTCTCTCTAAACGCGGCGTTGTGCTTTTGATAATCGTCCATTCCTTTCTTATCTACTACATATTGGAAACCAGCATCGTTCTTCTCGAAGGTTGTTACCATCCACTCAAAATTGGTGGCGCAATTGCAATCTTGTGCCGGCGATGCAAACGGACAGCAAAGCATCAAACCGGTTACTAATAAAAATGCAGCGGTAAAACAGAAAAATGAGGGCTTTTTTTTCATGTGATTAATTGTTTGGTTGTTGAGTAAATATAAGTCGAAACTGGCCCCGAAAAAGTTGCACCAAGGTTAATAAATAATTCGGAGCAAATTTAAAACAGCTTCTAAGACGCTGTCTAAATTTGATTTGCTAATGTTTTTATGCTTCTAATGAATAGACAACAACGTATTCGCATGGCAGCGAAGACTCACCCGGCTACGCTGCGCTGGCCACCCTCTCTTCGGCTTCGCCGGAAAGAGGGGCCTGAAAATTCTTTGTTTTTTTTCGATACAATGTATTGATAATCAACGTTAAATCCCCTCTTTCCACCGCAGGTGAAGAGAGGGTGGCGGGCGCAGCCTCGCCGGGTGAGCCTTAACCGTCATGCGATATTCCGCATTCCCGCTCCTACGTTTCGCCAGGTTTTGATTTCAATCATGGCCCTCCTTTTCAAATTTAAAACAGCTTCTAAGAAAAATGCTTTGCGCCTTTGCTTCTTACCGTTTTTGAGCGAAATAAGCCATCCTTTTTACGTGCCCTTATTAATTGAGATGTTTAAAAGGGACTACCTTGATTATTTTCGATAAATAAAACAGGCCGTACAAACCCTCGCGATCTGTACGGCCTAACCTAAACCTTATAAAAAAAATTCTTTAACTATGAAAGAACATTGATAACAACCCAATTGCTGTGCCAACGGCATAAAATGGCTTAAAACGGCAAAAAAACAAGGCCTTTAAAAAGGTATTTTCCGTTTTTGGGAGAAAAACGCATTTTTTGGAAAATTGCCCCTTGTCGCTTACCTGTGTCCAGGTA is drawn from Mucilaginibacter ginsenosidivorax and contains these coding sequences:
- a CDS encoding winged helix-turn-helix domain-containing protein; the encoded protein is MKISLEQFDKAFENRIRLQIMSVLVANESYDFNALKELLNLTDGNLASHLKALEKEEYIQVQKSFIGRKPNTKYLASEKGRAAFRLHLLALENLIKQQKL
- a CDS encoding XrtN system VIT domain-containing protein, coding for MKILKAILSEDRVIKIGLVLILASAALFGITETSLFELNDGGAFGVFFINYLFSVTYFFVVVFKRPKRLAYWVMLFMLWFISAFALNRSMNVFDISVPWLCVVICLSCVALIMALFMEQLTAAGKHVVVFLLGAAFLLFVYYSLYLTSMYIIGLIAAIAIGISLHVFAPVALAIVTFIVIKRNVAGSRSLKMALAAGVFVPVLVCALFIGQWHSINKQVNLAVNHNTLAEGKLPSWVVISQNIPKNSIAERIIKANLVYKTVNLQENWLWNTDFHKASFDEPLKHDPLVVLASLFCGQTNLEEHERIKILEAMYDARHKAQDRLWSGDKLKTASVVTNVKIFPEYRLAYTEKNLFIKSSETRTWWPGEEAIYTFHLPEGSVVSSLSLWIDGREAKSRLTTKAKADSAYKTVVGVERHDPSVIHWQEGNTVSVRIFPVTTTEARKFRIGVTSPLRQQGTQLVYESIYFDGPPATGADETLQVAFSKKPPLFSLPGFEELSEGVFTADRKYQADDEIVFAAPPLANMPFTFAGAGYKLENYKPQYAAFDPAAVYLDLNSSWNITEFDSLWQAIKTKKVYYYDGELKEVTEENKAEVFARAQKLNFSLFPVNEVKDAEKALIITKCADIAPNLGDLDESEFQRRLTAYLATAKPVRMFNIGTKITPYLKALKEMRVFVYDNGELPALLDKLNQHRFIQSQEDAGHVVLDQSGFIISQTTDTLKSNAPDHLLRLFAYNDVMKKVGPHYFDKTYVQPDIIREAEQAYIASPVSSLIVLETQADYERFGIDENKDSLKNASMKSSGAVPEPGEWLLVLIALAVINFLVYRAKYAKQDI
- a CDS encoding S41 family peptidase encodes the protein MKKKPSFFCFTAAFLLVTGLMLCCPFASPAQDCNCATNFEWMVTTFEKNDAGFQYVVDKKGMDDYQKHNAAFREKVKNITKVVDCQAALYNWLRYFRPGHIGISVPNQPQSANNTKFNADSVRQLYKNTKVVNLTEAQFISVLAKKKNKNPIEGIWTDGRYVIGIIGDSKDAMKYTGFIIKADSIFWMPKQIKVDMILNANKKGFTASYYMQNHSTQPTQANLVAGTNNLLILYNTYWTRLHPENSPTKKESIVTSFSRSQVPFIEKLSDKTVYIRIPSFRADQKRIIDSSLLKYDAMIKSVPNLIIDIRNGTGGSDASYEKIIPYLYTSPIREVGVQLLATELNAAAHEKYAKQYDDTANRNYCLRVAKKMREHPGAFITMSDRIADNDTLKEVLPYPQKVAVICNQNNGSTDEQFLLAAKQSAKVKVFGRPTFGELDISNMNYIDFPDKKFQLGYCMSKSFRIPGFMIDGVGIQPDYFIDESISETDWIDYTQSVIEN
- a CDS encoding GNAT family N-acetyltransferase gives rise to the protein MNLTHQIKLFGQLSVNELYDLLRMRSEVFVVEQNCVFLDQDNKDQQCYHLLLYADGKLAAYSRLVPAGISYPEVSIGRVVTSPASRGTGLGRKIMELAIQSCHELFGPVPIRIGAQTYALAFYQSLGFVSEGEVYDEDGIEHIEMVLEAKLM